CCGAATTTTCAAGTATAAAAACACACTGTAAGCGATAAGCAAAATGAATGAGCCGATGATTTTCATGTCCAGCCACGATACCCCAGGCACTTTTATATAAGCCCATTGAATCCCCAGGATAAGGGAGACCACTAATAATGGAACACCTATTACCGCGAGGACATAAGACATATGCTCGAGCTTTGTTAAATCGCCGAGTCGAAGCAGGCGTTTCCCCCATTTCTTCCTTTTCAGTAAATCATATTGAATTAAGTATAAAAGTGAAAAGACGAAAGAAAGTGTGAATGCCCCATATGATAGGATGGCAAAAGTGATATGTATGAGCAATAGCTCCGAAACCAGGCGCTGTGCAAGCACTTGAGATTCTATCTGAACAGGCGCGAAGGTATGGATGGCCATGACCATGAAACCTAGTACATTCGTAAAAAAGACCGTAAAATCGACTCTTAGCAATCGGTTAATGATTAAAGATAGCGATATGAG
This sequence is a window from Brevibacillus sp. JNUCC-41. Protein-coding genes within it:
- a CDS encoding cytochrome C assembly family protein; amino-acid sequence: MELLMTRLHEATVLLYAVSMLLYFIDFLNNNQKANRVAFWLLSIVWVLQTIFLFLYVLKTGRFPVLTIFEGLYFYAWVLISLSLIINRLLRVDFTVFFTNVLGFMVMAIHTFAPVQIESQVLAQRLVSELLLIHITFAILSYGAFTLSFVFSLLYLIQYDLLKRKKWGKRLLRLGDLTKLEHMSYVLAVIGVPLLVVSLILGIQWAYIKVPGVSWLDMKIIGSFILLIAYSVFLYLKIRKQMYGRTLAFLNIGSFMIVLINFFLFGSLSTFHFWNT